The following are encoded in a window of Acidicapsa ligni genomic DNA:
- a CDS encoding muconolactone Delta-isomerase family protein, giving the protein MQFLSLSRRLVDKFPPEAFTPELGRLETARVRELYAAGILRQVWKRADVPGASILWEAASETDVRAALESLPIFRAGMLEIVALIPLEPYPGFGPAV; this is encoded by the coding sequence ATGCAATTTCTTTCGTTAAGCCGTCGCCTTGTCGATAAGTTTCCACCCGAAGCCTTTACGCCCGAACTGGGCCGCCTTGAGACTGCCCGGGTGCGGGAACTATACGCAGCCGGGATTCTGCGCCAGGTCTGGAAGCGTGCCGACGTTCCCGGCGCCAGCATTCTCTGGGAGGCGGCATCCGAGACGGACGTCCGTGCAGCCCTTGAGAGTCTGCCTATCTTCCGGGCCGGCATGTTGGAGATTGTGGCGCTGATACCGCTGGAGCCGTATCCTGGCTTCGGACCTGCTGTTTAA
- the gcvT gene encoding glycine cleavage system aminomethyltransferase GcvT, producing the protein MSTSAPTPATESTPLKQTALNATHRALKAKMVDFGGWDMPVEYSGLMAEHLAVRTGVGLFDVSHMGEIQFRGPNSLAAVQRITMNDASRLQDGQAQYSALLTPEGTFIDDILVHKLGDNDYLLVVNASTKDKDYAWIRKQVGAMPGVHINDYSPHYSQLAIQGPRALETLQKLTKVDLGGIKNYWFTWGQVAGVYNVLIARTGYSGEDGFEVYVPSDVATTEKVWNAILEAGAEFGILPCGLGARNTLRLEAGMPLYGHEITDETTVLETGLDRWLKLEKDSDFLGRETLLALKEKGGPAKKLIGLEMVDRGIARDGYSVLNEAGEQIGIVTSGSPAPFLKTNIAYAYVPSAIAESKEDVFVQVRANKVRAKQVPTPFYKRPKK; encoded by the coding sequence ATGTCTACATCCGCTCCCACACCTGCCACTGAATCCACGCCACTCAAGCAGACCGCTCTCAATGCAACCCATCGCGCGCTCAAAGCCAAGATGGTCGATTTTGGCGGCTGGGATATGCCCGTCGAGTATTCCGGTTTGATGGCGGAGCATCTGGCGGTACGCACGGGTGTTGGCCTGTTCGACGTGAGCCACATGGGCGAAATTCAGTTTCGCGGACCCAACTCGCTCGCGGCAGTGCAGCGCATCACGATGAACGACGCATCGCGGCTCCAGGATGGGCAGGCCCAGTACTCCGCCCTGCTGACCCCCGAAGGCACATTCATCGACGACATCCTGGTTCACAAGCTGGGCGATAACGACTATCTGCTGGTAGTAAACGCAAGCACCAAGGACAAGGATTACGCCTGGATCCGCAAGCAGGTCGGCGCGATGCCCGGCGTACATATCAACGACTATTCGCCACACTACTCGCAGTTGGCCATTCAAGGACCACGCGCATTGGAGACGCTCCAGAAACTGACCAAGGTCGATCTGGGCGGGATCAAAAATTACTGGTTCACATGGGGTCAGGTCGCTGGCGTTTACAACGTGCTGATCGCACGTACCGGCTACTCCGGCGAGGACGGCTTCGAGGTCTACGTTCCCTCCGATGTTGCGACCACCGAGAAGGTCTGGAACGCAATTCTCGAAGCAGGAGCGGAGTTCGGCATTCTGCCCTGTGGATTGGGGGCGCGTAATACGCTGCGGCTGGAAGCAGGAATGCCGCTCTATGGGCATGAGATTACCGACGAAACAACCGTCCTCGAAACCGGCCTGGACCGCTGGCTCAAGCTGGAGAAGGATTCCGATTTCCTCGGACGTGAAACACTGCTCGCCCTCAAAGAAAAAGGCGGCCCTGCAAAGAAACTGATCGGCCTGGAAATGGTTGACCGGGGCATCGCTCGCGATGGCTATTCTGTGCTTAATGAAGCTGGCGAGCAGATCGGTATTGTAACGAGCGGATCGCCTGCACCATTTCTGAAGACCAACATTGCCTACGCATACGTTCCGTCTGCAATTGCGGAAAGCAAAGAAGACGTCTTTGTGCAGGTGCGCGCCAATAAAGTACGTGCGAAGCAGGTTCCTACACCGTTCTACAAGCGGCCTAAGAAGTAA
- a CDS encoding TMEM175 family protein, translating to MATLYNVIQGRSLERLAALSDGIFAVAMTLLVLDIHIPAAAGIHSEMDLLHALTELAPQGAAYVMSFLTLGIFWAGQQTQLNHIREGSRDLTWIHLAFLFTLTMLPLSTRLLAEFITYRAALVFYWLNILVPGVILYWSWNYVMHHGLVKEDTDDEVRGAICRRILISQSLYAFGALLCIINNYVSMGWIVLVQLNYAIAPRWGKRLG from the coding sequence ATGGCTACCCTTTACAACGTGATTCAAGGACGCAGTCTGGAGCGGCTCGCCGCTCTCAGCGATGGCATCTTTGCGGTTGCGATGACCCTGCTGGTACTGGACATCCATATTCCGGCAGCAGCAGGCATTCATTCCGAGATGGATCTGCTGCATGCGCTCACGGAGCTTGCTCCGCAGGGAGCCGCGTATGTGATGAGCTTTCTCACGCTTGGCATCTTCTGGGCTGGACAGCAGACGCAGTTGAACCACATTCGCGAAGGCAGCCGCGATCTTACCTGGATTCACCTCGCGTTTCTCTTCACGCTGACTATGCTGCCGCTCTCGACACGCCTGCTGGCGGAGTTCATCACCTATCGCGCTGCGCTGGTGTTCTATTGGCTCAATATTCTCGTGCCGGGCGTGATTCTTTATTGGAGCTGGAACTATGTCATGCATCACGGATTGGTCAAAGAAGATACAGACGACGAAGTACGCGGAGCGATCTGCCGCCGCATACTGATTTCGCAAAGCCTGTATGCCTTCGGAGCATTGCTCTGCATCATCAACAATTACGTGAGCATGGGGTGGATCGTGCTGGTGCAATTGAACTACGCAATCGCTCCGCGTTGGGGAAAGCGATTGGGCTGA